From a region of the bacterium genome:
- a CDS encoding septal ring lytic transglycosylase RlpA family protein, translating to MKGLGKILPLVILVVLISACSGYNGVRSANNESQKAGGADVVNTLFGRASWYGKGFHGRRTANGERYNMYAHTAAHKTLPFGTYVRVTNLVNDKTTLVRINDRGPFVKGRVLDLSLAAAKDVGIYQTGVGEIKLEVLKDTSPLVSAVLHAQKKS from the coding sequence ATGAAGGGTCTTGGTAAAATTCTACCTCTCGTAATCCTGGTTGTGCTCATTTCGGCTTGTTCTGGCTATAACGGCGTTAGGTCGGCAAATAATGAGTCTCAAAAAGCAGGTGGTGCCGATGTAGTGAATACTCTTTTTGGTCGTGCTTCCTGGTATGGTAAGGGCTTTCATGGTCGCAGAACGGCTAATGGCGAACGTTATAATATGTATGCCCATACAGCCGCTCACAAAACCCTTCCTTTTGGTACCTATGTAAGAGTTACCAATCTTGTAAATGATAAAACCACCTTGGTAAGAATTAATGATAGAGGTCCTTTTGTAAAAGGCCGGGTTCTCGATTTGTCGCTTGCCGCCGCTAAAGATGTGGGAATTTATCAAACGGGCGTTGGTGAAATTAAATTGGAAGTTTTGAAGGATACCAGCCCTCTTGTTTCGGCTGTTTTACACGCCCAGAAAAAATCCTAA
- a CDS encoding GGDEF domain-containing protein has protein sequence MSELQSHKTDADILILSDPEWAHKLTTMLAGHHLDILRVENEAHLNTILENHSPLMILIQSPNTQKDITLQLKHEVKERLREKGTHIIVSSPSIDIIKTWRSLNLPNLYFHPTKAINNELKERILNFLSESLWMETPMVGICGSTRFFIEEARFRLKNLGFRILPITHTSPKQALESTIEHDLRVVLWEEDFCEPTCNRAHIEENLKKNYITPIFIKAQSLENSQNGEPEIGLKLSRMKDWVGLVYQAYPNFKQDHTYCRDHFNGLYLPELFNQVLGREITLAERHKDSFSILKIGLQNKEALHEHYGFLFARELEVNLGLFVKNHTRSSDIISKNEAGDILILLSRTKPDKATLVGERLLHGFKKLIAFMSSNPNTVAPTIHYKSYTYGIDFTNVEDIMDELTQNIPAFEAIKKIK, from the coding sequence ATGAGTGAACTACAATCACATAAAACTGACGCCGATATCCTGATTCTTTCCGATCCGGAATGGGCGCATAAATTAACCACTATGCTGGCCGGACATCATCTCGACATTTTACGCGTAGAGAACGAAGCTCATTTAAACACAATATTAGAAAATCATTCCCCACTCATGATTCTTATTCAGTCTCCTAATACACAGAAAGATATTACACTGCAATTAAAGCACGAAGTAAAGGAGCGCTTACGCGAAAAGGGGACACATATTATTGTTAGCAGCCCCAGTATCGATATTATCAAGACCTGGCGCTCTCTTAATTTACCCAATTTGTATTTTCATCCTACCAAAGCCATTAATAATGAATTGAAAGAACGCATTTTAAACTTCTTGTCCGAATCTCTTTGGATGGAAACGCCCATGGTGGGAATTTGCGGAAGCACCCGATTTTTTATAGAAGAAGCACGCTTTAGACTAAAAAATTTGGGGTTCCGAATTCTACCCATAACACATACAAGCCCCAAGCAGGCCTTAGAATCAACCATCGAACATGATTTACGAGTTGTCTTATGGGAAGAAGATTTTTGCGAACCCACCTGCAACAGGGCTCATATTGAAGAAAATCTTAAAAAGAATTACATCACACCCATTTTTATTAAAGCACAATCACTAGAAAATTCACAAAACGGCGAACCTGAAATTGGGTTAAAACTATCACGCATGAAAGACTGGGTAGGCCTTGTATATCAGGCTTATCCCAATTTTAAACAAGACCACACCTATTGCCGCGATCATTTTAACGGGCTTTATTTACCAGAACTCTTTAACCAGGTTTTAGGCCGTGAAATTACTCTTGCCGAACGACACAAAGACAGTTTTTCTATTTTAAAAATAGGCCTGCAAAACAAAGAGGCTTTACACGAACACTACGGCTTTTTATTTGCCCGTGAACTAGAGGTAAATTTGGGATTGTTTGTAAAAAACCATACCCGTAGCAGTGATATTATTAGCAAGAACGAGGCTGGGGATATTTTAATATTACTGTCACGCACCAAACCCGATAAAGCAACCCTTGTAGGTGAAAGACTACTTCATGGCTTTAAAAAACTCATAGCCTTTATGAGTTCTAACCCCAATACCGTAGCTCCCACTATTCATTACAAATCTTATACATACGGTATAGATTTTACGAATGTAGAAGATATTATGGATGAACTCACTCAAAACATACCTGCGTTTGAGGCTATCAAAAAAATAAAATAA
- the gshA gene encoding glutamate--cysteine ligase: MLSQLKNILKNHAGDVEAWFETEWKGFTPPLYFSCDIRHSGHKMAVVDTNLFPGGFNNLCNTFSKATCLAFKNYFETYHPQAKKIILLAENHTRNKFYLKNVYQLQKIINDAGFECKAGMLGDTLAEASVTVDLDDLTLQLHKIYNQNGKIQIYGFIPDLVVSNNDFSEGIPEAIQNSSIPVIPSPYLGWHQRRKSTHFMILDSIIQKFCSHFDLDPWLLLPLSDLAENVDLRNEEHLKQLAFKVDSLLVAIKQKYDERGIKDTPLVYLKNNRGTYGMGVLPVFSGEDVLALNRKGKNKLLSAKGVQLDVADFLLQEGVHTIDTYSGQSIEPVIYGVGKNDIGGFFRIHETRNEWESLNAPGMFFSCLCLHKLDEPHEERFINCSEKERVVYLSRFLSRLASLACARER; encoded by the coding sequence ATGTTGTCACAACTTAAAAATATCTTAAAAAATCATGCGGGTGATGTGGAAGCGTGGTTTGAAACTGAATGGAAGGGATTTACCCCTCCCCTTTACTTTTCTTGTGATATTCGCCATTCGGGCCATAAAATGGCTGTTGTTGATACAAATCTTTTTCCGGGTGGGTTTAACAATTTGTGTAATACTTTTTCAAAAGCCACATGTTTAGCGTTTAAAAATTATTTTGAAACTTACCATCCCCAAGCTAAAAAAATTATCCTTTTGGCCGAGAACCATACACGCAATAAATTTTATTTAAAAAATGTCTATCAGCTTCAAAAAATTATCAACGATGCCGGTTTTGAATGTAAAGCTGGCATGCTAGGTGATACTCTAGCCGAAGCCTCAGTTACCGTTGATTTAGACGATTTAACGCTTCAGTTGCACAAAATTTATAATCAAAACGGAAAAATACAGATATACGGATTTATTCCCGACCTGGTTGTTTCTAATAATGATTTTTCGGAGGGCATTCCCGAGGCTATTCAAAATAGTTCTATTCCGGTTATTCCGTCGCCCTATTTAGGATGGCATCAACGACGCAAAAGTACACATTTTATGATACTGGACAGTATCATCCAAAAGTTTTGCAGCCATTTTGACTTGGATCCCTGGCTGCTTCTTCCATTGTCAGATTTAGCCGAAAATGTAGATTTGAGAAATGAAGAGCATTTAAAGCAGTTGGCATTTAAAGTAGATTCGTTATTGGTAGCTATTAAACAAAAATACGATGAACGTGGAATAAAAGATACACCGCTTGTTTATCTTAAAAATAACCGCGGCACTTATGGGATGGGGGTATTACCTGTTTTCTCGGGTGAAGATGTGTTGGCACTAAATCGCAAAGGGAAAAATAAACTTTTATCTGCCAAAGGTGTTCAATTAGATGTGGCCGATTTTTTATTGCAAGAAGGTGTTCATACTATTGATACGTATTCCGGGCAATCTATTGAGCCGGTTATTTATGGCGTGGGTAAAAACGATATTGGCGGCTTTTTTAGAATTCATGAAACCAGAAACGAATGGGAAAGTTTGAACGCCCCGGGCATGTTTTTTTCGTGCCTTTGTCTTCATAAGCTAGACGAACCACACGAAGAACGATTTATTAATTGCAGCGAAAAAGAACGCGTTGTTTATTTATCCCGATTTTTATCGCGTTTAGCGTCACTTGCATGCGCTCGTGAAAGATGA
- a CDS encoding lysophospholipase — MNESYFKSHDHHRLYYQYAEPKKDTKAVLIFVHGLNEHSGRYQNPTQYFTKKGYAVYLFDHRGHGKSDGLRSYVDNFEHYIKDIHEFVQFVAKENKGTGLFIVGHSLGGQMVANYVAQYPEKLSGFVISSANIETAVPISALKKYLGNKLASYLPRFKLKNEIDPYLISRDEGVVKAYVADPLVSKHITLKLASEILTNQESIYEKAAQITLPALILHGDKDKICACEGSEKFAEKLKSNDKKLVIYKGAYHELFNELDKEKAFQEMERFFEAHLSRAHASDAKRDKNRDK; from the coding sequence ATGAACGAATCATATTTTAAATCGCACGATCATCACCGCTTATATTATCAATATGCCGAACCTAAAAAAGACACTAAAGCTGTTCTTATTTTTGTGCATGGTTTAAACGAACATTCGGGTCGTTACCAAAATCCTACTCAGTATTTTACCAAAAAAGGATATGCTGTTTATCTTTTTGATCATCGTGGCCATGGAAAATCGGATGGATTGCGTTCGTATGTAGATAATTTTGAACATTACATAAAGGATATTCACGAATTTGTACAATTTGTAGCTAAGGAAAATAAAGGGACAGGTCTCTTTATAGTAGGGCACAGCCTGGGCGGGCAAATGGTAGCTAATTATGTGGCGCAGTATCCCGAAAAACTATCAGGGTTTGTTATATCCTCGGCCAACATTGAAACAGCCGTCCCTATATCGGCACTTAAAAAGTATTTGGGTAATAAATTGGCCAGTTATTTGCCACGTTTTAAATTAAAGAATGAAATCGATCCATACCTTATCTCGCGCGATGAAGGCGTGGTAAAAGCCTATGTGGCCGATCCTTTGGTATCTAAGCATATTACTCTCAAACTTGCCTCAGAAATTTTAACCAATCAGGAATCAATTTACGAAAAAGCAGCTCAAATTACATTGCCAGCTCTTATTTTGCATGGAGACAAAGATAAAATTTGTGCCTGCGAAGGGAGTGAAAAGTTTGCAGAAAAATTAAAATCGAACGATAAAAAACTGGTGATTTACAAAGGCGCTTATCACGAATTATTTAATGAACTTGATAAAGAAAAAGCTTTTCAGGAAATGGAAAGATTTTTTGAAGCTCATCTTTCACGAGCGCATGCAAGTGACGCTAAACGCGATAAAAATCGGGATAAATAA
- a CDS encoding tetratricopeptide repeat protein: MKKIIFIYHIILATLFTFPLYAQENKSSLADAEELYLKNDFQGALNAYKNYINNEKKPTDDILFNLGILEEMSGNSSKALAAYTGAYLLKPSNPQNRKIFFSHLNKREGVQDDPFFNLIGQFRPLWLISIPVQIAGFVVAWLFFCLSPLFISEYKKVSLLRSISFIISLLGFISLGLYSYINAQNWAVVIGGNAPVYANFVEKTKPLYEYPQNSTIRIVSALNPEKGDPWYQVKLPDGSLGWMEYQHLIKVMP; the protein is encoded by the coding sequence ATGAAAAAAATTATTTTTATTTATCACATTATTCTGGCCACGCTTTTTACTTTCCCACTGTATGCACAGGAAAATAAAAGTAGCTTGGCGGATGCCGAAGAATTATATCTTAAAAATGATTTTCAAGGGGCCTTAAACGCTTATAAAAATTATATTAATAATGAAAAAAAACCTACCGATGACATTTTATTTAACTTGGGAATTTTGGAGGAAATGAGCGGCAATTCCTCCAAAGCCTTGGCTGCTTATACGGGCGCATATTTGCTTAAACCCTCAAATCCTCAAAACCGTAAAATTTTTTTTAGTCATTTAAATAAGCGCGAAGGGGTACAAGACGATCCTTTTTTTAACCTTATCGGACAATTTCGGCCATTATGGCTCATATCCATTCCCGTTCAAATAGCTGGTTTTGTAGTGGCTTGGCTTTTCTTTTGTTTATCTCCTTTATTTATATCTGAATATAAAAAAGTATCCCTTTTACGCTCTATTTCTTTTATTATTAGTCTTCTTGGTTTTATTAGCTTAGGGCTGTATTCATATATTAATGCTCAAAATTGGGCCGTAGTTATTGGTGGTAATGCTCCTGTTTATGCAAATTTTGTGGAAAAAACAAAACCCTTGTATGAATATCCCCAAAACTCCACAATACGCATTGTTTCGGCCTTAAACCCCGAAAAGGGAGATCCTTGGTATCAGGTAAAACTACCTGATGGGTCGCTTGGATGGATGGAATATCAACATTTAATAAAGGTTATGCCATGA
- a CDS encoding BatD family protein, producing MKKNILLILLLVISLPAWADISVNLSADASGITLEDELNVTVSVEGTKGGSDPSFPAMTGFKIVGSGTSTNLQIINGNVNISKQYTYVLIPQTEGTFILGPVSVFVDGKEFKSNELTIKVERPQQGMPPQAQAVPNPRFQQPPGQPQQPTSQDNLPEALGNDKPFFITTEVTNQEPYFNEEIIYKFKFYTSINVGNATLTLPDFKEFLAEELVPEKKYYENIGSRRYVVTEKTISLIPIKTGDITIGETSLRVEVPDTSMGSFFNDPFFNFGHGKTKNVKALPIRVHVNDLPAGAPSSFTNLVGHFEMESDLSPSKLKEGESATLTITLKGRGNIKDGVLPNDLKIGSAKVYADKPVADTVKTEAGLSGKKVFKMALVPGEAGVLTLPPLQLSYFDPEKREYVTLNSKEYSLDVEAGAKENVVSTFNTTSGSPSSAPSSTPLPIFRRVENGVHSFTLSFTLFWVLFLVPPVILFLSLLFKKLLQSGRGKKGYREKRALQNFNADFSKAKKNNSVSELSLALKRYAGSLSGKPGLALSLSEMENVLRTLHISDALVTEVADLLKRLDASLYSGMTTSNDTLFDKTRDMVNKINGEL from the coding sequence ATGAAAAAAAATATATTACTTATTTTGTTGTTAGTCATAAGCCTTCCGGCTTGGGCTGATATTAGCGTTAATCTCTCGGCCGATGCATCGGGAATTACGCTTGAAGATGAGCTTAATGTTACCGTGAGTGTTGAAGGTACCAAAGGTGGGAGCGACCCCAGTTTTCCGGCCATGACTGGTTTTAAAATTGTAGGGTCGGGTACAAGTACCAATTTGCAAATTATTAATGGGAACGTCAATATTTCAAAGCAATACACTTATGTTCTTATTCCACAAACGGAAGGAACATTTATTTTAGGTCCGGTTTCGGTATTTGTAGACGGTAAAGAATTTAAATCGAATGAGCTTACTATTAAAGTGGAACGGCCACAGCAGGGGATGCCACCACAGGCACAGGCCGTTCCCAATCCTCGTTTTCAGCAACCGCCTGGCCAGCCACAACAACCCACTTCTCAAGATAATTTACCCGAAGCTTTAGGAAACGATAAACCATTTTTTATTACTACTGAGGTTACCAATCAGGAACCTTATTTTAATGAAGAAATTATTTATAAATTTAAATTTTACACCTCTATTAATGTTGGCAATGCCACACTCACACTCCCCGATTTTAAGGAATTTTTAGCCGAAGAATTAGTGCCCGAAAAGAAATATTATGAAAATATTGGAAGTAGGCGTTATGTAGTTACCGAAAAAACAATATCGCTTATCCCTATTAAAACTGGCGATATCACTATTGGAGAAACAAGCCTGAGAGTTGAAGTTCCCGATACTTCAATGGGTAGTTTTTTTAACGATCCGTTTTTTAATTTTGGGCATGGAAAAACCAAAAATGTAAAAGCGCTTCCCATTCGTGTTCATGTAAACGATTTGCCGGCGGGCGCCCCCAGCAGCTTTACCAATTTAGTGGGGCACTTTGAAATGGAGAGCGATTTATCACCCTCAAAACTTAAGGAAGGGGAATCGGCAACTCTAACAATTACTTTAAAAGGTCGTGGCAATATTAAAGATGGTGTTTTGCCTAATGATTTAAAAATAGGTTCTGCCAAGGTGTATGCCGATAAACCAGTTGCTGATACTGTAAAAACAGAAGCTGGTTTAAGTGGAAAAAAGGTGTTTAAAATGGCATTGGTGCCGGGAGAAGCTGGCGTATTAACCTTGCCTCCCTTGCAACTTTCCTACTTTGATCCCGAAAAAAGAGAATATGTTACTTTAAATTCTAAAGAGTATTCTTTGGATGTAGAGGCGGGTGCCAAAGAAAATGTGGTAAGTACCTTTAATACCACATCTGGCTCTCCATCATCTGCACCCTCATCCACTCCACTGCCTATTTTTAGGCGCGTAGAAAATGGAGTTCATTCTTTTACTCTTTCATTTACTTTATTTTGGGTGCTCTTTCTTGTTCCTCCAGTTATTCTCTTTTTAAGTTTATTATTTAAAAAACTGCTACAAAGCGGCCGCGGGAAAAAAGGTTACCGCGAAAAAAGGGCACTTCAAAATTTTAATGCCGATTTTTCTAAAGCCAAAAAGAACAACTCGGTTTCCGAGCTTAGCTTGGCTTTAAAACGTTATGCAGGAAGTTTATCGGGCAAACCCGGACTTGCGCTATCGCTTTCCGAAATGGAGAATGTTTTAAGAACACTTCATATTAGCGATGCACTTGTAACTGAAGTAGCAGACCTTTTAAAACGGTTAGATGCTTCATTATATAGTGGCATGACTACCTCAAACGATACTTTATTTGATAAAACACGCGATATGGTAAACAAGATTAATGGTGAATTATGA
- a CDS encoding VWA domain-containing protein, with product MTWGNIHLLSLFLLLPLVVAVLLWGHGYYLKARNSFYPEALKEKLGLQFSKIKPIFDILISLIILFFIILALLRPQHGFEEIDITKKGIDLYVLVDTSRSMRSEDIKPSRMERAKRKLSDLLEFLGGDRIGLIPFAGSAFVSCPLTSDYDAYQLFISELDTDTIPVPGTNLEKALNLAIQSFGTEAGHAKAILLITDGEQTYGNMGNVFEELRSKEIKLYVMGMGTIEGAPIPDAAGGFKKDDKGQLILSRLEEESLKKLASEGNGAYVRSTSAEDDIKTLVTNGIRRQLKEAEFGSSTKRIPHEYFQIPLFIAVLFFAIFLINRRLIRSVLAVFYIFCTISNANAASITGNNSLVIEQYNAGTSAYNKQDYENAKKYFLNALNQASQKDLQEKILYNLGNTQYRLQDNEGAIQSYSKVLEINSQNRKAELNKEFVEKQQQEQKDKKDEDKKEEKNDKENENNNDQAQKDENKNNENQAQENKDEQNKEKQEKETNNKEKKDDEQKSSDLNENKSPDKQDKDNKTDDKQDPKTVEEKNENPLEGKPNDLHNANSKEMPNMTKDKAIYWLESIDDSPKEAIKQMLLKEKGASKKVDKDW from the coding sequence ATGACATGGGGAAATATTCATCTTTTGTCACTCTTCTTATTACTTCCTTTAGTAGTGGCGGTGCTTTTATGGGGGCATGGTTATTATCTAAAAGCACGTAATTCATTTTATCCGGAGGCACTCAAGGAAAAATTGGGACTTCAGTTTTCAAAGATTAAACCTATTTTTGATATTCTTATTTCACTCATCATCCTGTTTTTTATTATACTCGCTCTTTTAAGGCCTCAACACGGCTTTGAAGAAATTGATATTACAAAAAAGGGTATCGATTTGTATGTTTTGGTTGATACATCGCGCTCCATGCGTAGTGAAGATATTAAACCAAGTCGTATGGAGAGAGCTAAAAGAAAGCTGAGCGACTTGTTAGAATTTTTGGGAGGCGACCGAATAGGTCTTATTCCTTTTGCCGGTAGTGCTTTTGTATCGTGTCCCCTTACTTCCGATTACGATGCTTATCAGCTTTTTATTAGCGAGCTGGATACCGATACCATTCCTGTTCCGGGCACAAACCTCGAAAAAGCACTAAATTTGGCTATTCAATCGTTTGGGACCGAAGCAGGGCACGCTAAAGCCATTCTTCTTATTACCGATGGAGAACAAACCTATGGAAATATGGGCAATGTTTTTGAAGAACTCCGATCAAAAGAGATTAAATTGTATGTAATGGGAATGGGCACCATAGAGGGAGCACCTATTCCCGATGCCGCAGGTGGTTTTAAAAAAGATGATAAAGGACAGCTCATTTTATCGCGTTTAGAGGAAGAGTCGCTTAAGAAATTAGCATCCGAAGGGAATGGTGCCTATGTGAGAAGTACATCTGCAGAAGATGATATTAAAACTTTAGTAACCAATGGCATCAGGCGTCAGTTAAAAGAAGCAGAATTTGGTTCGAGCACCAAGCGGATACCACACGAATATTTTCAGATTCCACTTTTTATAGCAGTGTTGTTTTTTGCTATTTTTTTAATAAATCGTCGCTTGATAAGGAGTGTATTAGCTGTTTTTTATATTTTTTGCACCATATCAAATGCCAACGCTGCCAGTATTACCGGCAATAATTCGCTTGTTATAGAACAGTATAATGCCGGCACCTCAGCCTACAATAAGCAAGACTACGAAAATGCCAAAAAATATTTTTTAAATGCTCTAAACCAGGCCTCACAAAAGGATTTGCAGGAAAAAATACTCTATAATTTGGGCAATACCCAATACCGCTTACAAGACAATGAGGGCGCCATTCAAAGTTACTCTAAAGTATTAGAAATTAACTCTCAAAATAGAAAAGCGGAGTTAAATAAGGAATTTGTTGAAAAACAGCAACAGGAACAAAAAGACAAGAAAGATGAGGATAAAAAGGAAGAAAAAAACGACAAAGAAAATGAAAACAATAATGACCAAGCTCAAAAGGATGAAAATAAAAATAATGAAAATCAAGCTCAGGAAAATAAAGATGAACAAAATAAAGAAAAGCAAGAAAAGGAAACCAATAATAAAGAAAAGAAAGATGATGAACAAAAATCGTCAGATTTAAATGAAAACAAAAGTCCTGATAAGCAGGATAAGGATAATAAAACCGATGATAAACAAGACCCCAAAACTGTTGAAGAAAAAAATGAAAACCCGCTTGAAGGAAAACCCAATGACTTGCATAATGCAAACTCTAAAGAAATGCCTAATATGACAAAGGACAAGGCTATTTATTGGTTAGAATCCATAGATGACAGCCCCAAAGAAGCAATAAAACAGATGCTGTTAAAAGAAAAGGGTGCCTCAAAAAAGGTAGATAAAGACTGGTGA
- a CDS encoding VWA domain-containing protein — protein MIPHGFHFASPLFFLFYLVLGLFLVKQSSLKTGALPFSSLTLFDSLDKTLRQRFSFIPNMLFIFSFILAVMALARPQITNQLTENFTQGIDIVLALDTSGSMKGLDFELDGNEATRLDVVKKVVADFVDKRPYDRLGMVVFGDYAYTQSPLTTDGATLKSYLSRIEIGIAGDGTAIGNAIATGVKRLKDQKTKSKIIILLTDGKSNAGEITPDMASQIAHDLGIKIYTIGVGTMGPVPYYEDSLFGKRKAYAEMDYDEEALQNIAKATGGLSFHAKNTQELENIYTEIDKLEKTEIKIKQYQESKELYAYCLIPALFLFVAALLLSRTYFMRVTA, from the coding sequence ATGATTCCTCATGGTTTTCATTTTGCGTCACCTCTCTTTTTTCTATTTTATCTTGTTTTAGGGCTTTTTCTAGTCAAGCAGTCTTCTTTAAAAACAGGGGCTTTGCCGTTTTCTTCACTCACTCTTTTTGACAGTTTAGATAAAACCCTGCGCCAGCGTTTTTCGTTTATCCCCAACATGCTTTTTATCTTTTCTTTTATTTTAGCTGTAATGGCCTTGGCCAGGCCGCAAATTACCAATCAACTTACCGAAAACTTTACACAAGGCATCGATATTGTTTTAGCTTTAGACACCTCGGGTAGTATGAAGGGTTTAGATTTTGAACTTGATGGAAATGAAGCCACACGCTTGGATGTTGTTAAAAAAGTAGTCGCCGACTTTGTTGATAAAAGGCCATACGATCGCCTTGGGATGGTAGTTTTTGGTGATTACGCTTATACACAATCGCCTCTTACCACCGATGGTGCCACTCTTAAATCTTATTTGTCGCGTATTGAAATTGGTATTGCGGGAGACGGCACTGCTATTGGCAATGCTATTGCTACTGGTGTAAAACGCTTAAAGGATCAGAAAACAAAATCAAAAATTATCATTTTGTTAACTGATGGTAAAAGCAATGCCGGCGAAATTACTCCCGATATGGCCTCACAAATAGCCCATGATTTAGGAATTAAAATTTATACCATTGGGGTAGGGACTATGGGTCCTGTACCTTATTACGAGGATAGTTTGTTTGGAAAAAGAAAAGCTTATGCCGAAATGGATTATGATGAAGAGGCGCTACAAAATATAGCCAAAGCTACCGGAGGACTATCTTTTCATGCCAAAAACACGCAAGAATTAGAAAATATTTATACCGAAATTGATAAATTGGAAAAAACAGAAATTAAAATTAAGCAGTATCAAGAAAGCAAAGAGCTTTATGCCTATTGCTTAATTCCAGCACTCTTTCTGTTTGTAGCCGCTCTCCTGTTATCGCGCACCTATTTTATGAGGGTTACTGCATGA
- a CDS encoding DUF58 domain-containing protein, whose translation MLSPELLSQIRHIYIRGRHLASEVFTGEYESAFKGRGIEFEEVREYVPGDEVRFIDWNVSARMGKPYLKVFKEEREQTLILLVDVSKSNLFGTSQKLKNEAISELASILAFAAIQSNDKVGLVLFSDEVEKFIPPKKGRSHVWHILSEILSFKPKNKGTNINKALLFADRVMTRSSIFIMISDFLGDYDTKVLRRCAGRHDVVCLNLNDPAEEKLPHHGLFLFQDQETGHVLEIDLSSKKNRDAYAEIHQKRKNDWIYSMRQSGIDHLVLTTDTDYIKALVKLFHQREARFK comes from the coding sequence ATGCTGTCTCCCGAATTATTAAGCCAAATTCGCCATATTTATATTCGCGGACGCCACTTGGCCAGCGAGGTTTTTACCGGCGAGTACGAATCGGCTTTTAAAGGGCGTGGTATTGAGTTTGAAGAAGTGCGCGAATACGTTCCTGGCGACGAGGTTCGTTTTATTGACTGGAATGTTTCGGCCCGCATGGGAAAACCCTATCTTAAAGTATTTAAGGAAGAGAGAGAACAAACACTCATTCTTTTGGTTGATGTTTCTAAAAGCAATCTTTTTGGCACATCTCAAAAACTAAAAAATGAAGCGATATCGGAGCTTGCTTCCATTTTGGCTTTTGCTGCCATTCAAAGTAACGATAAAGTAGGGCTGGTACTGTTTTCGGATGAGGTTGAGAAATTTATCCCACCCAAAAAGGGGCGGTCGCATGTGTGGCATATATTATCCGAAATTTTGTCATTTAAACCAAAAAACAAAGGTACAAATATTAATAAAGCCCTTCTTTTTGCCGACCGGGTAATGACCCGTAGCTCTATTTTTATCATGATTTCCGATTTTTTGGGTGATTACGATACTAAAGTATTGCGCCGCTGTGCGGGCAGGCATGATGTAGTATGCCTCAATTTAAATGATCCGGCCGAAGAAAAATTACCTCATCATGGTCTTTTTTTATTTCAAGACCAAGAAACTGGACATGTATTGGAAATAGACCTCAGTTCTAAAAAAAATAGAGACGCGTATGCTGAAATTCATCAGAAAAGAAAAAATGACTGGATATACAGCATGCGTCAAAGCGGTATCGATCATTTAGTACTCACCACCGATACCGATTATATAAAAGCTCTAGTAAAGCTTTTTCATCAGCGGGAGGCGCGTTTTAAATGA